Proteins encoded in a region of the Acipenser ruthenus chromosome 11, fAciRut3.2 maternal haplotype, whole genome shotgun sequence genome:
- the LOC117426896 gene encoding piwi-like protein 1 — translation MTGRARARSRGRARGQEPSQAAAPGMAPKPAAEVGLPQPSGEGELLGRGRQKGPPGAVRPEGMQLQISAGFQQMKIGERGGRRSDFHDTGIHTRQAMEHVKESKTGVSGSTIELRANYFRIISRPQWVLYQYHVDYNPQMESRRLRSALLFKHDEVLGTTRTFDGSILFLPHRLPNTVTELFSETRSGENVRVTVTLTNELPPTSPVCLQFYNIIFRRVLRILNMQQIGRHYYNPNDPLNIPHHRLMIWPGFTTSILQYESSIMLCTDVSHKVLRSETVLSFMSQLRQQCGDQRFPEACTKELVGLIVLTRYNNKTYRIDDIAWEKTPNNTFKKGDKDISFKEYYKSQYNLDICDNNQVLLVSQLKRQGPAGGAPRGPALLVPEFCYLTGLTDKMRSDFNIMKDLSSHTRLTPEQREQRMDRFITNINRDPNAQAELTSWGLNFDNKLLSLKARVLPTERISQGAKIYEYSPWVAEWSREMRGAPLISTRPLENWLMLYTRRNIDSAQALLQALNKVSPPLGIRVQRACMIEIEDRQESLMRALQHNVSPQTQMVVCILPNNRKDKYDAVKKFLCVDCPTPSQCVVARTLSKPQALMTIATKIALQMNCKMGGELWSVEIPLKQLMIVGIDCYHDIVAGKRSIAGLVASLNQGMTRWFSKCVLQSRGQEIVDGLKISLQAALKAWYKHNNCLPSRIIVYRDGVGDGQLQSVVSYEVPQIMGCIKALGQDYNPKLTVVVVKKRVSARFFARIDGKPSNPPPGTVIDNDVTRPEWYDFYIVSQAVRVGSVSPTHYNVIYDSSGLKPDYMQRLTYKMCHMYYNWSGIVRVPAPCQYAHKLAFLVGQSIHREPNTNLDDFLYYL, via the exons ATGACTGGAAGAGCTAGAGCACGTTCAAGGGGGAGGGCCCGTGGACAGGAGCCCTCCCAGGCTGCAGCTCCTGGAATG GCCCCAAAGCCTGCAGCAGAAGTGGGTCTTCCCCAACCTTCAGGGGAAGGGGAGCTGCTTGGTCGTGGAAGGCAGAAGGGCCCTCCGGGAGCAGTCAGACCTGAAG GCATGCAGCTTCAAATTTCAGCCGGTTTTCAACAAATGAAGATTGGAGAAAGAGGTGGACGACGCAGTGATTTCCATGATACTGGAATTCACACCAGGCAAGCTATGGAGCATGTCAAGGAGTCAAAGACAG GTGTTTCTGGATCTACTATCGAATTAAGAGCAAATTATTTCCGCATCATCTCTCGGCCCCAGTGGGTTTTGTATCAGTACCATGTTGATTACAACCCCCAGATGGAATCCCGTCGGCTCCGCTCTGCTCTCCTATTCAAGCATGATGAAGTACTTGGTACAACACGTACCTTTGATGGAAGCATCTTATTCTTGCCTCATCGACTGCCAAACACT gtCACAGAATTATTCAGTGAAACACGATCTGGTGAGAATGTGAGGGTGACCGTAACATTGACGAATGAGTTGCCTCCAACCTCTCCTGTGTGCCTACagttttacaatattatattcAGGAG gGTTTTGAGGATCTTGAATATGCAGCAGATAGGTCGTCATTACTATAACCCCAACGATCCCCTGAATATCCCTCACCACAG GTTAATGATTTGGCCAGGTTTCACAACCTCCATTCTGCAGTATGAATCCAGCATCATGCTCTGTACAGATGTAAGCCACAAGGTCCTTCGTAGTGAAACTGTCCTGAGCTTCATGTCCCAgttgaggcagcagtgtggagaccAGCGATTTCCAGAAGCTTGCACCAAGGAACTTGTTGGGTTAATTGTTCTGACCAG GTACAACAACAAAACCTATAGGATCGATGACATTGCTTGGGAAAAGACTCCAAATAATACTTTTAAGAAGGGAGATAAGGACATTTCTTTCAAGGAGTACTACAAGTCG CAATATAATCTGGATATCTGTGACAACAACCAGGTTCTCCTGGTCAGCCAACTGAAGAGGCAGGGCCCTGCTGGTGGTGCTCCACGAGGACCAGCCCTGCTTGTTCCTGAATTCTGTTACCTCACAG GTCTTACAGATAAAATGCGGAGTGACTTCAACATTATGAAGGACTTGTCATCTCACACAAGACTAACTCCGGAACAGAGAGAGCAACGGATGGACAGATTCATTACTAATATTAATAG GGATCCAAATGCACAGGCAGAGTTGACCAGCTGGGGCCTAAACTTTGACAACAAACTTCTGTCTTTGAAAGCAAGAGTTCTTCCTACAGAAAGGATCTCCCAAGGAGCAAAGATT tacgaATACAGTCCTTGGGTAGCAGAGTGGTCAAGGGAAATGAGGGGTGCTCCGCTGATAAGTACCAGACCACTGGAAAACTGGTTAATGCTGTATACTAGAAGAAACATTGATAGTGCCCAGGCTCTGCTTCAAGCTCTAAACAAAGTGTCACCACCACTAGGCATCAGGGTGCAAAGGGCATGCAT GATCGAGATTGAGGATCGGCAGGAATCCCTAATGAGAGCCTTGCAGCATAATGTTAGTCCACAAACTCAGATG gtggTTTGCATACTTCCTAACAATCGCAAGGACAAGTATGATGCTGTGAAGAAGTTCTTGTGTGTTGACTGCCCCACCCCAAGCCAGTGTGTTGTGGCACGCACCTTAAGTAAACCTCAAGCACTCATGACAATTGCAACCAAAATTGCTCTTCAGATGAATTGCAAGATGGGAGGAGAATTGTGGAGTGTTGAAATTCCA CTAAAGCAGCTAATGATCGTAGGAATCGACTGTTACCATGACATTGTAGCTGGGAAACGATCAATTGCTGGATTGGTGGCCAGCCTGAACCAGGGAATGACAAG ATGGTTTTCTAAATGTGTACTGCAAAGTCGAGGACAAGAGATTGTGGATGGACTAAAGATTTCCCTGCAAG CTGCGTTGAAGGCTTGGTACAAGCACAACAACTGCCTGCCGTCTCGTATAATTGTCTACCGGGACGGAGTTGGTGATGGACAACTTCAGAGTGTTGTCAGTTACGAAGTGCCACAGATAATGGGCTGTATAAAAGCTCTTGGACAGGATTACAA TCCCAAGCTGACCGTAGTTGTTGTGAAGAAACGTGTCAGTGCAAGATTCTTTGCCCGCATTGATGGGAAGCCTTCTAATCCACCACCTGGAACAGTCATTGATAATGATGTCACTAGACCCGAATG GTATGATTTCTACATTGTGAGCCAAGCTGTGCGTGTTGGTAGCGTGTCACCAACCCACTACAACGTGATTTACGACAGCAGTGGTTTAAAGCCAGACTACATGCAGCGCCTGACGTACAAAATGTGTCACATGTACTACAACTGGTcg ggAATTGTAAGAGTACCAGCCCCTTGCCAGTATGCACACAAACTGGCATTCTTGGTTGGACAGAGTATTCATAGGGAACCCAACACAAACCTGGATGACTTTCTGTATTACTTGTAA